The Streptomyces sp. GSL17-111 region CCACCGTCGCCGTGCTCTCCGGGGTTAGGGAACGTACCTGGGCCCTAGGCTTCGCGCCCGCACTCCACCCGCTGCCCGATCCGGCGCCGTCCTCCGGTTCCACACCGGTGCCCGGTCGACCTCTGCTCCTGGTGATGCGCGAGCGGGCCGGCCGCTACCACCTCGGCACCTGGTCATCCGGGCGCGGCCTGGAGTTGCTGCCCTGGTGCTCGTTCGACACCGAGACGACCGCCCGCTGGTATCCCGGCCCGGGAGACACCCGGATTCTGCTGCGGCAGGACCGGCACGGGCGCAGTCAGCTGTTCACCGCCGAACTGGACCGACACCGGCTGACCCGGATACCGACCCCGGAGGGCAGCATCCTGGACGCGTCCCCCGCTGCCGACGGTGACGTGCATTTCATCTGGACCGATGCGGTGACCGTGCCGCAGGCGTTGTCCCTGTCGGGTAGGCCGCTGCCAGGGCAGAGCCGGTGGCGTCTCCCCCGGTTCGGCCACCGCCAGGACCTGTGGACACCCGGGCCGGATGGTCCGGTGCACACCTTCGTCACCACACCCTCCGACCGCCCCGCACCCTACCCACTGGTCCTGCTCGTCCACGGCGGCCCGGCCGACCACGACCGCGACGCCTACGACCCCATGGTGCAGGCCCTCGTCAGCTCGGGCTACGCCGTCGCCCGCGTCAACTACCGGGGTTCGACGGGCTACGGACCGCGTTGGCGCTCCGCCTACTCCGAGGGCGTCGGACACACGCAGGTGGCCGATCTGGTGCGGGCCCGTGCCGAGCTGCTTGAGCGAGGCATCGGCCGTGAGGGTGCCGTGGGCCTGTGCGGCACCTCGTGGGGCGGGTATCTGACGCTGCTGGCCATGGGGACCCGACCGGATCTGTGGGACGCCGGAGTCGCCGTCAAGCCGCTGGCCGACTGCGCCACGGCCTTCTGGCACTCCACTCCCGAACTCCAGGTGCTGGACACCGCACTGTTCGGAGGCACGCCGGACCAGGTGCCCGACGCCTACGCCCATGCGTCCCCGTCCTCCTACGCGACCGCCATCTGCTCCCCGCTCCTGGTCGTCGCCGCGCGGTGGGACGTCAAGTGCCCGCCGGAGCAGATCGCGGCATACCTGGACGTGCTGCGCGCGGGCGGGGTGGCCCACGAGCTGATGTGGCTGGACTCCGGCCATGACGGCTACGACGGCGCGGACCACCTGGCCGTGATCAGACGGACCCTCAGTTTTCTCGGCCGCGGGCTGCCCACGGCATCCGTACGGGCCGAGCCGCCCCAGCAGCCGGAGAGGAGGTGAACATCATGCAGAAGGACATCATCCACGGGGACCCGCTCGACGGCGACGAGGAGAGCCGCAAACCCGGCGTCGGCGTCGTCGTCTACCTCCGCTCCGCGGAGGAGATGGAGGACGAGGGCAAGTAGCACGAGATGCCGGCCTCGCACTCCATGCGGGGCCGGCCCCGCCTCGCCCTCCGGCCCCCACCGGATCGCCGACACGGTGTCCCTTCCCGGGCCTGACGGCTCCGCCGGCCGGACCGGACGCCTGACAGATGACTGAATCCGTGCACGGATCACCTGAGAAGAGGCCAGCCATGCGCGTACTCCTGGTGAACATGCCCTGGGCCCCGATCGATCTCCCGTCGCTGGCCCTCGGAATTCTGAAACGCAGTGTCGATGAGCGCGTCACGAACGGAACAGCGGACATTCTCCACGCCAATATCGAGTATGTGGACTGGGTCACCAAGTCAACGGAGTTCTCGCTGGAGGACTACTCCTACTACGCGCTGGGATCCTATTTCCTGGGATGCGGTGACTGGGTTTTCTCCTCCGCCCTCTACGACGACCCCCAGTGGCGGGTTCCCGAATTCACCGAGGCGATGAGCAGCCGGGTGCGCGGGCCCCGGATGGAAATGACGAAGGCACTGCACGTGACCGCACCCGATTTCGTCCGGCACATAGCCGAGCGCATCGTGGAGCTGGCGCCGGACGTCGTGGGTTTCACGTCGACCTTTCAGCAGAACACCGCCGCTCTGGCCGCAGCCAAGTACGTCAAGCGCCTCGCATCGCACATCGCGACGGCCATGGGGGGCGCCAACTGCGACGGCAAGCAGGGCGAGGCCGTCCACCGCAACTTCCCCTTCGTCGACTACGTCCTGCGCGGCGAGGGCGAAGTGTCTTTCCCCGCGCTGCTCAACGCGCTGGAGGCCGACGAACCGCTGTCGGATGTGCCGGGGCTGTGCTGGCGCGGCACGGACGGCTCCCGTGCGGTCAACGCCATGAGCTCCAAACCGCTGCCACCCGCTTCGATCCTGCCGCCGGACTACTCCGGGTACTTCGAGCGACTCGCTTCCTCCCACGCACGGCACTGGGTGGAACCCAAACTGGTGGTTGAGGGCGCGCGGGGCTGCTGGTGGGGTGAGAAGCACCACTGCACCTTCTGCGGGTTGAACGGTTCGTTCATGCAGTTCCGCAGCAAGAGCCCGGACGTGTTCTACGACGAGATCATCGAACTGGCCCGCAAACACCGGATTCTTGACATGTACGTCGTCGACAACATTCTGGACATGGGCTACGTGAAGACCGTGCTGCCGCGCATCATCGACAGCGGGTTCGACCTGCGCATGCACATCGAGATCAAGGCGAACATGCGGCAGGGTCAGCTCCAGACACTCGCCGACGCGGGCCTGATCTTCGTCCAGCCCGGCATCGAGAGCCTCAACAGCCGGGTGCTGACACTGATGGACAAGGGTGTGACCGGCTGCCAGAACGTACGGATGCTCCGCGACGCCGCCACCGTGGGCCTCTCGGTGGCCTGGAACTACCTGCACGGGTTCCCCGGCGAGGACTCCGAGGACTACGACGACGTGGTGGCGCAACTGAGTGCGCTGGAGCACCTCAATCCGCCGGTCGGCCCATCCTCCCGGATCGCGATCGAGCGCTTCAGCCCGTACTTCAACGACCCCGGGCTCGGATTCTCCGAACTGCGGCCCGCCGAACCGTACCGGTTGACCTACGACCTCCCCGACGCCGAGATGTTCGACCTGGCGTACGTCTTCGATGTGCCGCCGCGCGGGATCGGCGAGGACGTCGTCCGCCGCCTCGACGAGGCCATCGCGCGCTGGAAGCGCAACTACGCCGGCAGCCGCCTCACCCACTGCGATCTGGAGGACCGGATCGTCCTGGTCAGCAAGCGGCCGGCCTTCGACTGGACCCACCTGGAGCTGACGGACCCCTTCGAACTGGCCCTGTTCCGGCTACTCGACCAGCCGCACACGGTGAGGGCCGCCGCTCGCAAACTGCACCCCGGCCACCAGATGGGCGAAGAGGCTCTGCGGCAGATTCTGGCGCGGTGGCGTGGGCTCGGGGTGGTCTTCGAGGACAGCGGGCAGTTCGTGCAGATCGCGCCGCCCGCGCTCAACGAGGAGTTCCTCCGCATCGACTTCATGCGGCACACCTCCGCCGGTGACACCGAGCTCACCGCGACGTCCGCCTGACCACCGCCGACGACCGCACCACGGAGAGACGACGATGACTCCAGCACTCACCGGCCCCGCACCCTTTACCGTGACCGCCTCACGGGACTACGAACCGGAGGTGAGCGCGCTTCCCGGCATGTCCCTGGGCAGTTACGAGATCGACATGCCCGGAGGCGAGGCGGCCCGTCGGCTCTTCGCCGCCGGGGCCCGGCACGTCACGCTTCCCCGCCCGGTCGACGTGACGGACCCCGCCGACGCGGCTTGGTCGGTCCGGGCGCTGAGCCTCGTGGGCGATCTGTCCAGTCTGGCCATCGCGGTCGACTGGCAGCTCCACACCGGCCGGGACCCCGAAGCCTGGCGCCACTACGGCCATCTCCACCCGCCGACCGCCGTCCTCGGCACCGCCGACCCGGTCGCGACGGCGCTGGCGTGGCGGGGCGCCTACTACATCTGCAAGTGCGTCTTCCGGTACGGTCCCGGTTTCGTGCAGGTGCGCGACCGGCGCTACGGGGAACTGCGCCGCTTCACCATCGACGAGCCGGAGTACCACCAGGCCATCGACGCCCTCGTCGACGGCGCCCGTGCCGACGCGATCCCGGGACCGGTCCTTGACGACCTCATGGGCGAGTCCCTCGTCCTTCGTCTCGGCGACCACCTGTGGTGGGCCCCCTACCGGGTCCGCCGGTGGTCGGAGGCACCGCTGGTGATCTGAACTGGCGCACCCGCGCGGCGTGAGAGCCGAGAGCCAGGGGCGGAGCCGCCGAGCCCCGGTTTCGGACGGACAAGGTCAGGAGATCCCCCGCCCCGGCACACGGTCACCCAGCGCCGGGCGGCTACGCCTCGGCGATGACGACGGCCGAGGCCACGCCCGCGTCGTGGCTGAGCGAGACGTGCCAGCGCCGCACGCCGAGCAGCGCGGCGCGGTCCGCGACCGTGCCCCGCACGACCAGGGACGGCGCGCCGGTGTCGGCCGTCCGCACCTCCGCGTCCGTCCAGCGCAGCCCCCGGGGCGCGCCCAGTGCCTTGGCCAGCGCCTCCTTCGCCGCGAACCGGGCGGCCAGGGAGGCCACCCCGCGCCGCTCCCCGCTGGGCAGGAACTGCTCAGCGGGGAGGAACAGCCGCTCCGCCAGCGCCGGGGTCCGCTCCAGCGACTGCGCGAAGCGGTCGATCTCGGCGACGTCGATCCCCACCCCCACGATCACGGTGCGCTCACTCCACCGTCACGGACTTGGCGAGGTTGCGGGGCTGGTCGACCTCGTTGCCCCGGGCCGTGGCCAGCTCGCACGCGAAGACCTGGAGCGGGACCGTCGCGACCAGCGGCTGGAGGAGCGTCGGCGTGACGGGGACGCGGATGAGGTGGTCGGCGTACGGCACCACGGCCTCGTCGCCCTCCTCGGCGACGACGATGGTGCGCGCGCCCCGGGCCCGGATCTCCTGGATGTTGGAGACGATCTTGTCGTGCAGCACGGAGCGGCCGCGCGGCGAGGGCACCACGACGACGACCGGCAGGTCCTGCTCGATCAGCGCGATCGGGCCGTGCTTGAGCTCCCCGGCCGCGAAGCCCTCGGCGTGCATGTACGCCAGCTCCTTGAGCTTGAGCGCGCCCTCCAGGGCCA contains the following coding sequences:
- a CDS encoding alpha/beta hydrolase family protein; its protein translation is MTPAAPRAATRAYGVYRPVLPVTSPRHPDRMVYTGDADGRCEIFTWDRSSGVGRQVTDRPHGTLLCAIDGEEAVWWFDEDRDGSGCWRTQAFNGGPDHPALAGVPQGRPAGLALAAGGTVAVGVRSPEGLSVHLGRRGGAGTPVLRTTGSGTLCDLAPDGGLLAVSGPAHSAHAVTLLTPDGTTVAVLSGVRERTWALGFAPALHPLPDPAPSSGSTPVPGRPLLLVMRERAGRYHLGTWSSGRGLELLPWCSFDTETTARWYPGPGDTRILLRQDRHGRSQLFTAELDRHRLTRIPTPEGSILDASPAADGDVHFIWTDAVTVPQALSLSGRPLPGQSRWRLPRFGHRQDLWTPGPDGPVHTFVTTPSDRPAPYPLVLLVHGGPADHDRDAYDPMVQALVSSGYAVARVNYRGSTGYGPRWRSAYSEGVGHTQVADLVRARAELLERGIGREGAVGLCGTSWGGYLTLLAMGTRPDLWDAGVAVKPLADCATAFWHSTPELQVLDTALFGGTPDQVPDAYAHASPSSYATAICSPLLVVAARWDVKCPPEQIAAYLDVLRAGGVAHELMWLDSGHDGYDGADHLAVIRRTLSFLGRGLPTASVRAEPPQQPERR
- a CDS encoding holo-ACP synthase; this encodes MIVGVGIDVAEIDRFAQSLERTPALAERLFLPAEQFLPSGERRGVASLAARFAAKEALAKALGAPRGLRWTDAEVRTADTGAPSLVVRGTVADRAALLGVRRWHVSLSHDAGVASAVVIAEA
- a CDS encoding DUF5825 family protein, with the translated sequence MSALPGMSLGSYEIDMPGGEAARRLFAAGARHVTLPRPVDVTDPADAAWSVRALSLVGDLSSLAIAVDWQLHTGRDPEAWRHYGHLHPPTAVLGTADPVATALAWRGAYYICKCVFRYGPGFVQVRDRRYGELRRFTIDEPEYHQAIDALVDGARADAIPGPVLDDLMGESLVLRLGDHLWWAPYRVRRWSEAPLVI
- a CDS encoding RiPP maturation radical SAM C-methyltransferase, which encodes MRVLLVNMPWAPIDLPSLALGILKRSVDERVTNGTADILHANIEYVDWVTKSTEFSLEDYSYYALGSYFLGCGDWVFSSALYDDPQWRVPEFTEAMSSRVRGPRMEMTKALHVTAPDFVRHIAERIVELAPDVVGFTSTFQQNTAALAAAKYVKRLASHIATAMGGANCDGKQGEAVHRNFPFVDYVLRGEGEVSFPALLNALEADEPLSDVPGLCWRGTDGSRAVNAMSSKPLPPASILPPDYSGYFERLASSHARHWVEPKLVVEGARGCWWGEKHHCTFCGLNGSFMQFRSKSPDVFYDEIIELARKHRILDMYVVDNILDMGYVKTVLPRIIDSGFDLRMHIEIKANMRQGQLQTLADAGLIFVQPGIESLNSRVLTLMDKGVTGCQNVRMLRDAATVGLSVAWNYLHGFPGEDSEDYDDVVAQLSALEHLNPPVGPSSRIAIERFSPYFNDPGLGFSELRPAEPYRLTYDLPDAEMFDLAYVFDVPPRGIGEDVVRRLDEAIARWKRNYAGSRLTHCDLEDRIVLVSKRPAFDWTHLELTDPFELALFRLLDQPHTVRAAARKLHPGHQMGEEALRQILARWRGLGVVFEDSGQFVQIAPPALNEEFLRIDFMRHTSAGDTELTATSA